The following proteins come from a genomic window of Lycium ferocissimum isolate CSIRO_LF1 chromosome 4, AGI_CSIRO_Lferr_CH_V1, whole genome shotgun sequence:
- the LOC132054836 gene encoding transcription factor MYB86-like, producing MKIVQFKDTSGEKDIGMGHHCCSKQKVKRGLWSPEEDEKLIRHITTHGHGCWSSVPKLTGLQRCGKSCRLRWINYLRPDLRRGSFTEQEERTIIDVHRILGNRWAQIAKHLPGRTDNEVKNFWNSCIKKKLIAQGLDPNTHNLLKNKSNNSTKKANNNCHQDSTSIFTIDTSTNKQVTSMDIKSTLATFPPFTYSSDNTSSTYNYTPIVPNTELYQNPTFTWSERNYSTITMPQSQTSERNLVTAQNSMLDFASCSLMESATSNVSSYINENSMWHGTGLEPTTLNPANGQEEVMQVQQGDQQFPILQTKFSCDQEDVYKVNDHDQMVENTFDDSSNFDFEFMDSALVSYGLYTNVNSMNQLSWDG from the exons atgaagaTTGTGCAGTTTAAGGACACTAGTGGTGAGAAGGACATAGGCATGGGCCATCACTGCTGCAGCAAACAGAAAGTAAAAAGGGGTCTTTGGTCTccagaagaagatgaaaaactCATTAGACATATCACCACCCATGGCCATGGCTGCTGGAGTTCTGTCCCAAAACTAACAG GGCTACAAAGGTGTGGAAAGAGCTGTAGACTGAGATGGATAAATTACTTGAGGCCAGATTTAAGAAGGGGTTCTTTTACTGAACAAGAAGAAAGAACCATCATTGATGTTCATAGGATCTTGGGAAATAGATGGGCACAAATAGCCAAACATTTACCAGGTAGGACTGATAATGAAGTGAAGAATTTTTGGAACTCTTGCATTAAAAAGAAGCTTATTGCTCAAGGGTTAGATCCAAATACCCACAATCTCCTCAAGAACAAATCCAACAATTCAACCAAAAAAGCCAACAACAATTGTCATCAAGATTCTACCTCAATTTTCACCATTGATACTTCAACAAATAAACAAGTAACTTCAATGGACATAAAATCAACTCTTGCCACCTTTCCTCCTTTCACTTATAGTAGTGACAATACTTCTAGTACATACAATTACACTCCTATTGTTCCCAACACTGAATTataccaaaaccctactttcacGTGGAGCGAAAGAAATTATAGTACAATAACTATGCCTCAGTCCCAAACAAGCGAGAGAAATCTTGTTACTGCTCAAAATTCCATGTTGGATTTCGCGAGTTGTTCTTTAATGGAAAGCGCTACGAGTAATGTGTCATCTTATATAAATGAGAATAGCATGTGGCACGGAACTGGACTTGAACCAACAACCTTAAATCCTGCTAATGGACAAGAAGAAGTAATGCAAGTACAACAAGGGGATCAACAATTTCCAATTCTTCAGACAAAGTTTTCATGTGATCAAGAGGATGTTTACAAGGTTAATGATCATGATCAAATGGTGGAAAATACGTTTGATGACAGCTCTAACTTCGATTTTGAGTTTATGGATTCTGCATTAGTGTCTTATGGATTGTACACTAATGTTAATTCTATGAATCAACTTTCATGGGATggttaa
- the LOC132053467 gene encoding uncharacterized protein LOC132053467, whose amino-acid sequence MPLSATMVGALLGLGTQMYSNALRKLPYMRHPWEHLLGMGIGVVAANQMVKWEAKSNEDLDKLLEKARLANERRYFDDDED is encoded by the exons atgcctTTGAGTGCAACAATGGTTGGAGCCCTATTGGGATTAGGCACTCAGATGTATTCTAATGCCCTTCGCAAACTCCCTTACATGCGCC ATCCGTGGGAACATTTATTGGGTATGGGAATTGGTGTTGTGGCTGCTAATCAGATGGTGAAATGGGAAGCTAAGAGTAATGAAGATCTTGATAAATTGCTTGAGAAAGCTAGACTGGCTAATGAGCGTCGTTACTTTG atgatgatgaagattaA